The following DNA comes from Halorhabdus tiamatea SARL4B.
CAACAGCCATTTCCTCGAAGTTATTCTCCAGTTCCACACGGCTGTCAGCCGTGCGAACCCGTTCGAAGACTTCCCGTTCGAAGTCTGCCCCGGATTTCTCCATCCGGGAGAGGATCTCACGTAGCCCACCGATCGACTGTGTGAAGAGATTGATTTTCCCGTATAGTTTCTCCAGTACGTGTTCCTCGACTGTATCGGCTAATGCGAGATTGAACACGTGGACATCACGTTCTTGCCCGATCCGATCGATTCGGCCGATCCGTTGTTCGACCTTCATCGGATTCCAGGGGAGATCGTAGTTCACCATCACATTACAGAACTGCATGTTCCGCCCTTCGCTGATCGAGTCAGTAGCTACCAGGACACCACCCTCAGCTTCGAAGTCTGCGACGATCGCTTCCTTCTCGGTACTCGAACAGTCGCCGTTTACGACGTGGACTGGTTGGTCGAGTTTCCGGACGCTTTCGGCGACTTCTTTCTGGGTTTCCCGAAATTGTGTGAACACGACAACGCGCGTAGTGTCGAGTTGGTCGTGAATCGTCGTGACGATCTCACGAAGCCGCTGCTGTTTGGTGGTATCTGAGATTTCGCTGGCAGCTTCTTTGATCTCATGTAAATGGTCTCGTTCACGGTTCGAGACGGTTGTCGATCCCTCTCCGTCGAGCCACTTATTGACTGTTCCCAGCACCGCACTTGGGCTGCTCACGACCTCCTTTTGGAGGAGTAAAAGCACGAGATGTTTCGCGTCCTCGCTGGAATAATTGGATCGGACGTAGTTAGTGACAGTGTCGTAGAGCTCTTCTTCGGCGGTTGTCGGCTCAAACGTGTTCGTTCGGACATCTCGGTTCGTGAAGTCGATATCAGTCTCCTCACGCCGGTTGCGAATCATCACACGGTCGAGCTTCCGTTGGAGGGCATCGGCATTCTTGATCTGGGTGTCATCTCCGTCTGCGACGTACCGGTCTTCAAATTCGGTGGATGTCCCGAGCAAGCCTGGGCGGATGAGATTCGTGATGTTGTAGAGGTCTGTAATATCGTTTTGGATGGGAGTTGCGGTGGCAAAGAATGCTTCCTCGTATTCGATTTGTTCGATAAGAGAGTACCGCTTAGTGTCCTCATTGCGGACGTAGTGGGCTTCGTCAAGGACGAGAGCGTCCCAGCGACGGCTTAAAACCTCTTCTTTGTATCGGCTGCTTTTCGCGGTGTCCACACTGGCGACGATTCTATCGTGAGCGTCGAACCCCTGGAATTCGTCGTCATAGTTACAGACGAAGTCAAGTCCGAATTTGTCGTCGAGTTCCTGTTGCCACTGTGGTGCGAGTTGTGCGGGTGTGAGGACGAGGAAGGAGTCTCGGGTATCTCGTAAGTCGAGTTCTTTGAGCACCATTCCGATTTCGATGGTTTTCCCGAGCCCAACTTCGTCGGCGAACAGCAGCCCACGTCCCATGTTTGTGATTGCCCGGTGAGCGGCTGAGAGCTGGTGGTCGAGGAGTTTGACCTTATCCTTGACTTCCTCTAAGGCGAGTAGTTCCTGTTCGCTTTGTGTGGCACCAAATCTGTGGGCTTGGAGTGTTTGAATATGGGATGTAGCGCTAGTCTCTGTGAAAGATTCGAGAGAGGGGGGATCGTCAATAGACCAGTTTATTGTAGGTTGAGATTCGCCTTGTCCCCTTGTTGCCATGTTACTAACCTGTGTGTTTCATCCAAGTTATAATCAGCGGTTCAATACCCTCTACCAATTCTTCCTGTAAATGATTGTAAAATGTAATTTTAAGAGGACGTATGTCCCAACACACTCTTAAGTCTACTTTCGGTATCGAAGAGTTACGACAACTGTGGTTTCCAAATGAACCCTTCGCCCAACCCTGGAGACGAATGGCCGAGTTACTATCGGGGCTATCGCCTCCAAACAAACCCGAGCGGCGACGTATGGTGGCAAGTCTATAACGGGACTGAACGTCTCTACGTCGAACCGACACCCGACGAGCTCGTCGAGGATCTCCTCTCGCTGAAACGACTCGGCGGTCGAATCAGAATCACCGAAGATAATGCTGTCATCACTCGCGTCGAAGATGGCGATGAGTATGAACAGATCTATGTCGGGGACATCTCGCTCTCAGGTAAACTCGTCCCGGAAGAGGAGACTGAATTCAGTGTGGACATCCAGCCTGACGGACTCTCTTCAGGAGACCTCTGGCCTAGCGTTTACGATGGCGCGAAGTTCTCGTTTAGTGAAGATAGTGCCTGGTGGCACCATCCGCAGACGCACAAACGCCATCCAGTCAATACGGAACTACCGAACGACGTCCTGACGAGGCTTCAGCGACTCAAGCCGACTGGTGGATCTTTCAGAGTGACACCGTGGAATGACGTCATAACATTAGTGGAAGATCCCCCGAATCCAGAAGCGACCAAAGAGCAGCTCCATGAACTCCCACGCGTGATAAAGAATATTATCATACTCAGACGAGAGCGTGGCGTCGAACGCCTTCCGGTCTACGTTGGATCACTCGATACGGTTCCGATTGAGGTGAATGAGCCACGTTCGCTCACCGATTCATTGTCTGCGGAAGAACGCGCAGAGCTGAATTCGTGGTCCGGTTCGCTTGGACCGACCAAGGACATTGACCCAAGCGAACATCGATTCGACAGCACGACGGAGACGAAGCCAAGGGACGATCCAGAGGACTGGTGACCTCGTGTGGCCCGACGCTTTCCACCACCACTATTCGGCGTCGAACGAACGAAGGTTCGTAGTGAAACGTTCGTCGAACTTGCCATTGACTCAGACGGAGAGTTGTCAAAATCGCAGTTCGTCGAACAGGCCCGGGAACAACTACAGAAACCCAACGACGGAGGTTGTTACTCAGCAGCGTATATGCAGCGTATCGTCTCGACGTATGTCCAACTGGGTATCCTCCGTCAACAAGCAGACGGCACGATTACCGTCTGGCAGTTCGGTCGTGATTGGCACAACGGCGGAATTGACTTCGAGACGTTCCTCTGGTATGCGATCAAGCGCGCCTGGGTGATCGAGGGTGGTTTTCCCGAAGGAATCGACGGACTGCGGGCAATCCATCGTATTCTGGTGTACAGTGACCGCCCACTCGATAGTGGCGAGATTGAACAGCGACTTGTGAACGAGTACGATTACGAATTCAACGACCAGAAGAGTCGCGGATTCCCGACGCTGCTCACAAACCTTGGGGCAGCACGGAAAACGGACGACGGGTATGTGGCGACAGATCCGACAGACCGATGGCGAGACAGGTTCCGGAATGCCGACCTACTCCCGACATTCGAACGGTGGCTCAAACAAGAAGGTGCACACATTGAACCACCCTCCAACACGGTAAAGCGAGACCTGGCGAAGTACTACATTTACCGGGAGTCTGGTGGCCATGGCCGACACCGACAACTCTTTGATACGTTCCGACGGGACTACCTCAAGACGACGGCCTACGAGAACGATGTCTCACAGCCGACGATCCGGCGCGCTGAGAAATATATTGAAGCCGAAAATAAACGCGGGCAACTACGAGATCAGATCTGCGAACAGTTCCCGTCGTTCACAGGTGATAGTTTAGCTGGTCTATCAACGAGCGTTCTCGAGCGGATCGCGAGTGCAGATGACGAAGCGGACGCATACCGAATCAAATCCTCGGCTGGGGCTGGGTTGTCGCGTGCCGACTTCGAACGCTGGGCCGGGATGGACGGAACCACCTATTCGTTCCCAACCGATTTCGAGCTGTACGACTGGCAACAGGAAGCGGCCCAGCAGTGGTTCGATCCTCCAAAGGGAACTGAAAGCCGTGAACCCGAGCAAGGGATTGCGAGAGTGGTCACTGGGGCCGGAAAAACGGTAATGGCGCTTGAAGTGATCCGTCGGTGGCTTGACGAACATCCCAAGGGTGTTGTGACGATTCTCGTCCCGACGAAGGTACTCATGCGCCAGTGGTTAGAGGAACTCGTCGAGAAACTCAACGTCCCGGCCGATGATGTCGGTTGGGCCGGCAGTGGCCATAAAGACCGGTTTGAGGACGACTTTCGGGTTTTGGTCAGCATCGTCAATTCTGCCGTGAAGGACGACTTTCTCAGGGACACGCTCGCCGTCGCCAACGCAGAAAATCATCTCTTGGTGGCTGACGAATGTCACCGATACTCAGGGGAAACCTTCTCGAATGTCTTCGAATATCCGCGAACAGCGTCACTCGGCCTTTCAGCGACGCCGCTCTCCGATCCTGGTGATGAAGAACGGTCAGAGAGCGACGAATTACTCTTGTCCGAACTTGGGGAGATCTATTACGAACTGTCCTATGATGAAGGGATTTCTCGAAACCTAATCCCGGAATTCAAGGTACGGTACGTTGGATTCGAGCTAACCGACGCAGAGCGGACGACCTATAATAGGCTGAGTGAGAACGTCAGCGATGCGGTCTCTGACATCGAAACGAGATACGGAAACCAGATTTACGACCTGAATGGGAACTTTGCACACAAACTACAGACGATCGCTGACTCGATCGATGGTCCAACGCCAGCAATCTCGGACTTCTTCCGGTATACGCAGGAACGACGAGAATTGGTGGCTGACGCAATTGGCCGACAGGCAATTTCGCTGTCGCTGCTCAGACAGACCGTGACTGAGTCGAAGAAAGCGATCGTCTTCCAGGAGCGAATCAAACAACTCGAACGCATGGTGGCGTCAGCAGAGTTACGTGGCAAGAATTATCGAACCGGTGACGTCGCCACAGAATACGGAGACCGCCAACAGCTCTACGAACAATATCCTGGTCTAAAAAAGGCTGACCAAGCGTTAGAGGATTTGTTCTTCGACCCGAGCTATCGGCCAGTAATGTACCACTCCGGTCACCGGAGAAACGCTTGGAACGATTTCGCAGTGGACTGGTTCGATGACGATGGCTTTGCTAACGTCATGCTCAGCGTTAAAGCACTCATTGAAGGGGTGGACGTGCCGAGTGCTGACGTCGGCATCGTTCGTGTATCGTCAGGCAGTGTCCGACAACGAATTCAGACACTCGGCCGCGTACTTCGCACCGGAGGCGACCCTTCTAATACATCAGAGCTATTCGTGCTGTATGCGCGAAATACGGTCGATGAGAAGATATTCAGGGACTACGACTGGGACAAGCAGCTCTCGACTGCGGACGTCACACACCTGACGTGGGATCCAGCAGGTGACTGGGAGGCCGGCGATTGGGACCCAGAGACACCGTTCTGGAAGTGCGTACGGAAGGCGACTGAAGAGGAACTCCCCGACCCAAATACGCAGCGACCAGTCCCAGATACCGCCGACCTCTCAGTAGGGGGATCGTATCCTGGTCCGCGAGACGGCTATCGGTTCAGTGTTGACGCTGACGGCCAACCATTTGAAAAATCCGCTGACGGCCGGCGCTATATCCGCCACGAGACAGTTGAAGACATCGCATCGATAGTCTACGAGCGGAAAGGGGGCGGGACCGTGATCGTGAACGACGCAAACCACGCGTTGATGATGGAAGACGGGAAAGCAGTCTTCCTCGGCGTCATCAATCCGAACGAATTCGAATACACCAGTGCCGATGCTGATTCAGTGCTAGGAACCGTTGATGATACGGAACTTGACGAGCTACTATGAGGAAGACACTATCGCTGCTTCAATTTGTGTCAAATCCGATCACAGCACCACCTTCAACCTGAACCTCTCCATCAAGTCGTGCCAGCCCCGTGTGGATGGGCGACGACCGCCAACGAGTTGAGCGTGATTTTGAACGCTGCTCTCTTCCCCTCATTATAAACAAGTGGAGCAGCCACTTTAGGAGATGGTAAGTACTACCTCCGATATCACTCACGGTCAATACCTTTCGGAAATCAATGTTTCTATACTGGGCCGTACTGACTCACCACCCGGCGTTGCGCTGTTTGAAGTCGAAGACAGCGAAGGAAATCAATTCGTCGTGGCAGGAGTTGATGACCGAGTGAACACATTAGCGAACGAGGGCACATATCGCATTGAAAACGGACTTGGCATTGACCCTGACTTCAACGCTCGAACAGCTTTCCCGAATCAGTTTGAGAAAGCCTCATCCCATGACTGCCCTGAATGTGGCTCGGATTTGACCTTCGAACCCGGAGTCGAATCGCCTCCAACAACGGTCCGTGAAGCACTCAGCCAGCAAGGATGGGAAGACTCACATCTCGTGATTACCGAGGAGGCAGAACTACATCGTCTCTCGGACAGGGACGATTGGCGACCACGAGGGTCAAATCGGGGTCCGCACACTCCTCAGCACCAATATCGATGTACTGAGTGTTCACTATCAATCCCCGAAGGCGAATTAGAGCGATACATCGAGCAGGGCGGTAGACCACTCGAAGAACACGTCAACGAGACGGCCGTTATGGAGTCGCCTGCGGCCGACGCGTCAGAATCGATTGGGATGGCTACTGGTGGGGCGAAAGACGTTGATAACTTCCGAGACAATATCTCTGAGGGATATCTTCCTGGCGAAGAGGCGCTTACGACGGAGGGGCTGTTTTACGACTACTACTTCGACACGGGCGATAACCGGGATAGCAAAGACAGTCTCTTCTATCCATCGTACAGCACGGCAGTAACCAGTCATCCCCTCACAGATCGAACCGAACACTACCTGACTGTCGGCCTCAATTCAACTATCGGCGTCGAAGAGTTCGAACGCCGCCAGCTCAACCTCGTCGCCGTTCTCGACGTCTCTGGATCGATGGGGAGCCAGTTCGATCAGTACTACTACGACAGATCCGGGCAACGGCGATCAGTAGACGCTCCCTCGAGTGAGACCAAGATGGCTGCTGCGACAGAATCTCTGGCTGCTCTCACCACACACCTTGAGGCAGACGACCGGCTTGGAGTCGTCCTCTACAACTCACAGGACCACGTCGCCAAACCGGTCTCTCTCGTCGGAGAGACAGATATGGACGCTATCCGTGGTCACATTCGGGATGTGACGGCAGGCGGTGGAACGAATATGAGTGCCGGCCTCGAAACCGCTATTGATCTTCTCAGTGAGTACGAAGATTCTGATGCGGCGCAAGTTGAAAATCGAATCGTATTCTTGACGGATATGATGCCGAATACTGGTGCCACCGGGCAGAACACTATCACTGCGACGGTTGAGGAGGCAGCCGCGCGCGGTATTCACACGACGTTCGTCGGTATGGGACTCGACGAAAACCCCGATCTGGCAGAATCGCTGTCGAAGATCCGAGGTGCAAATCATTACTTCGTCCACTCTGCAACGGAGTTCGAGCAGCGACTTGACGACGAATTCGAGTACATGGTCACACCGCTGGTGTTCGACCTCCAGCTGGAACTGGACGGGGATGTCGGTATTGACGCCATCTACGGAAGTCCCAACGCCGATCGATCGGCTGGTAAAATCATGTCCGTCTCAACGTTGTTTCCGTCGCCGACAACCGACGGCGAAACCCGGGGCGGAGTCATATTGTTGCGTCTCGACGGTGCCCCATCCAGGTCAATGGATCTCGTTGCGAGTTGGGAAGAAATCGACGGCACTATCGAATCCGATCGAGTTCAAGTCTCTGCCGATATTGAGTCGCCGGAGTACTTCGAGACAAGTGGCATCAGAAAAGCAGTGTGTCTCGCCCGATATGCCAGTACGCTTCAAAACTGGCTCACCGCTGTATGCGGTGAAGACGACTGGAAGCCGATGAACAGTCCACGAAGCGGGCAGTGGGAACGGGACTCTGAACAACTTCGTATCACAGAGCAATATCGAGAGCAGTTCCGTACGATTCAAACATACATCGACGAAACAGCAAGCGCCATCGATAGCGAACTTCGGCAGGAAGCTGCGCTACTTGAGACTCTCATCGAGTATCAGGATCCACAGCCCGAACATGACCTATCTGATCAAGCGCTAGACCGCCTCGCTGATCTTGTCGAGTTAGCACCGACATCAAATGGTGAATTAGCTGAGGCCTGGGGAGTGAAGACTGGTTCTGAAATCCATGCATACCTCGAATCCGAACTTGCGAGATACTATCAACGCGACGAGGACCATATGCTTCAACCGACAGACGAGGCCAGGAAACTAGTCACAACAGGATTGTAGCGTCCCCTCCTAATTGTGTTGGCGAGGTCTCGCTGACGTCTCTCTAGCCAGGTGTATTCGATTTGAGTTGGTCAGTGGCCAAGGCAGGTTACATTTCACCCCCTTGCAGACTATACTAATACAACCGACAGTATATCCCGCAGTACAATCTTAATCTTCAGTAATCTATGGCCGCTTCCTTCGGGAAAGATCAATCCAGGGTCTGAGGTTCAATATCGCTTGTCGGTACGTCCGGCGGCTCAATTTGTTGGATGATTGTATCTGATTTTATTTCTAGTTGTGGGTTACCCTCATAATTAGAAGCATATATGCCTTGGAACTCATAGTACTGCATCTGGTCGAGAAGTTTCTGGCCGCCATCTGCCCACGTGATAAACCGTACTGCGCCTGTCGGGTCTTCCAATACACCACTTTGACGCATCGTGGGGTGCGAGTTTGCCTTTAATTTTCGCGCTTTCGCTGTTATACTTGTCCGAGTCTCCTCGCCTCGCATCTCCGCAATTGAGTTTCCATTCCAAGCTGATTCCAGATGGGGCCTGATCTCAGTGATGAATCGAGATTCTTTCCCAGAGCGTGTGATAATGTCGAGTGTTCCGGAACTTCGAGTCATAGAAACGTAAAATAAGCGTCGTTCTTCGGCAAGAGAATCAACTGACATGGGTTGAACTGGAGCAAGTAGATTGGTACTATGATCAACAGCAGGGAATCCTAGGTCCCCTTCTACTGCATGGACAAGAATGACGTGGCGCGCTTCCCGGCCCTTTGCTTTGTGAATCGTGTTAATAGATATATTTTCCGATACTTTATTCGGAATATAACCATGATTATCCAGCGATCGAAGTCCCTCTCTGATTATATCGAGATATGAACCGGCCTCGTACCGGCAGAGAATCATAATGTCTTCCGGTGAAGCCCCCTTCTCTAAGTATGATTCAACGAGTTCTCGAACGTAATCACGGAGCTGATACTCATATCCAATATAGTCCGACCCATCAAGTTCGTGCAGCAGTGGGGTGGTATCAACCCCTGAGTTCGAATTCACGCGTTTGTCTATCTGTTGGTCATTTATTTCGATGAGATCGTTTCCAGCAGTGACGACCGTTTCTGGGCACCGGTAATTTTCTTTCAGGCGTGTTCGAGTGACATCACCGAAGGTTTCTTCGAACTCAACGAATCTGTTCACGTCTGCACCTCTAAATGAGAAAATACTTTGCCAATCATCACCGACACAGAAGAGTCGAGCGCTATCAGGACCAGTCATCCGATCGATTAACGCAAGTTGGTTATCGGCGAGGTCTTGAAACTCATCGACCAACACATGGTCGAACCGGTGATCGTCTTCTATTAGATCAGTATCAAGTGCGTTGAGTCCCCCATTAACCATGTCCGTGTAGTCGATCTGACCCGTGGCGTCAAGGTGGTCTTCATACCGTTCTAACAGCGCGACTCCAGCTTCCCCAAAAGCATGTCTGCGAGAAGAAAGGTGGTCAATCGATGTGCGAATGTCCGCGGCCTCTAATCGAAACGTCTTTGCGAGATCGATAAATTGCTTCAGTTCTTGTTTGATACGCTTCTGTTCGTATCGATCGAACGTTGCTTCGACGAGTTCGGTATATGAAAGACGGTCTAACAAAACCCCGTGTGATTCAAGTCGTGCGCGCAAAATCACTTCGAGACGGTCCTGGGTATGTTCGAATTCATGCGTTTCAATAAGCGTCTGTTCATCATTCTGTGTAAATTGCTGCCGCTTCCATCTCGCTGACTCGCGATACTCAGCCGAAGTTTGACTGAACCAAGGGGCCACCTCTCCTCGTTCATCGACACCCCAATGTTCGATATAAATATTGTATTCTGGGAGATAAAAGTCTGGTCTGTATACTTCATGATGTTCATCCGATTCAACCCATGAAGCACGATCCTCGTACCGATACTTGATCTGATGTCGAAACAAGAAGTTCGCAATCCGACGTTCTGCAACCGATTTTACAGTCTCGTTGTCCAATGTTTTGTATCGCTGCTTTCGCTTGGCCTCATAGTACGCCTCCTTCTCGGCGAATTCACTTTCCACGGCCTCATCGTCATTTCGAACAGTTAGATACCGTTCAAAATGCGTGACGAAGTCATCCGGTACCGGATCTAAATTCCCCGTCAAAGCGTCATCAACGAAGTTATCGAAATCAGTTCCATCAAACACCGCTGGCATCGTTTCTTTGGTCTCTTCTAAGATCTCATATCCATATCCATGGACAGTGCTTACTGCTACATTCGTAATGTCGAAATGCTCGCCAAGCCGTTCTTTCATCTCGTCAGCAGCATCCTTGCCAAAGGTCAATAAGAGGATTCGGTTAGGATCGACACCGAGTTCTTGTACGAGATATTGGACACGCGTCGTTAACGTCAATGTTTTACCGGTTCCTGCTGCGGCAATCACCTGATTATATGTGTCATTTCGAATGACAGCCCGCCGCTGGTCCTCATCAAGTACAAAATTATTTGATCCGATCTCACTAAACAAGGTGTCGCAAGCAACTGATTGGTTTTCAACAAAGGCCCGATTGTATTGCTGGCGGGAATCAAGCAGCTGTCGATACCAAGAAATGCTTTCTCGAAGCCTTTCAAACCGTTTTTGCAGTGTGGGCGACCCGATACCGCTGTCAGTTCTCTCAGCAAGAAACAGGTCTTTGTCGATGGGGTCGCCTATCTCTTGAAGTTCTCCCTCGACAGAGTTAAGATCAGCTTGATATTCCGCATGGGTGTGAGTTGGAAGATAGCGGTTGTACTCAGCTCGGTTGTTGCTATCCTGATTCGGGGATGGCAGGACAGTGTCTGTCGCATCGGCAAACTCAGATACAGCCGACTCAACCATCGCAAGTCGATTCTGAGTGAGAACACCATATATAGCTTTGAGAACTGCACGATACTCTGAGCGAATCATACTCGGCTTCGTCTGGGAGCTAAGTCGCTCAACGGAATTTATCGCAGCCTCTGTATCCTCGATAGTAACCTCGTGACTGAGTGAGCTCTCTACTACTTCTGTGATGAGGGACAGACAAAGGAGTTGACCCCGCAATTCTTCAACTAAAAGTTCACATTTCTTTGACTTCTTCATCGAGGGATTCTCAATCG
Coding sequences within:
- a CDS encoding UvrD-helicase domain-containing protein; the encoded protein is MIEIAIGGIISISLGWGAFSTYQAIRKDSESNSPSDTDVKSPTDADEATDLVDSREDADPVPNEISQFLQTSHDRLDVARQRRDEGKKEEAYVEIERAEKALYDARREYDKLIESSGDNPSTNESSIKSISDKLREIADRIYDERLNLPPRNLDASISNEVPTDSEENLKAGSTQQTGGHALDITQSIDKTESLLKHGHSDADPVDIQQFLLKLENHRDELTAQMGELPGDSPEYEAAESLCDKIEQEYTAEVGSITKRASAAIEPVRTATETYVRSHGEPSADRFDALKSRHSEIKSQYSWIRHVNCSLISTSEVVKGVQAVEEQLDQLEKVFDTGSRIRAAFRTRRENVLSKKLRETWLRQREDLLADALTLIVNGENQLFETILTEQFGSRNQVIDNVLNGWNGPSVGVLDSESTIVCPACGTVSSNVPRYVSHRTTSDICRSKIIIPEYCENRSGNTAEAVLAVEPDDLRHSLEEIWTSTQDVIDEVRSEAQQRGLDAICETTDQVERELQIISSLFESQLDYHELRNHLDTDEAARLFSSLRDDRTAIESVSFLPIENPSMKKSKKCELLVEELRGQLLCLSLITEVVESSLSHEVTIEDTEAAINSVERLSSQTKPSMIRSEYRAVLKAIYGVLTQNRLAMVESAVSEFADATDTVLPSPNQDSNNRAEYNRYLPTHTHAEYQADLNSVEGELQEIGDPIDKDLFLAERTDSGIGSPTLQKRFERLRESISWYRQLLDSRQQYNRAFVENQSVACDTLFSEIGSNNFVLDEDQRRAVIRNDTYNQVIAAAGTGKTLTLTTRVQYLVQELGVDPNRILLLTFGKDAADEMKERLGEHFDITNVAVSTVHGYGYEILEETKETMPAVFDGTDFDNFVDDALTGNLDPVPDDFVTHFERYLTVRNDDEAVESEFAEKEAYYEAKRKQRYKTLDNETVKSVAERRIANFLFRHQIKYRYEDRASWVESDEHHEVYRPDFYLPEYNIYIEHWGVDERGEVAPWFSQTSAEYRESARWKRQQFTQNDEQTLIETHEFEHTQDRLEVILRARLESHGVLLDRLSYTELVEATFDRYEQKRIKQELKQFIDLAKTFRLEAADIRTSIDHLSSRRHAFGEAGVALLERYEDHLDATGQIDYTDMVNGGLNALDTDLIEDDHRFDHVLVDEFQDLADNQLALIDRMTGPDSARLFCVGDDWQSIFSFRGADVNRFVEFEETFGDVTRTRLKENYRCPETVVTAGNDLIEINDQQIDKRVNSNSGVDTTPLLHELDGSDYIGYEYQLRDYVRELVESYLEKGASPEDIMILCRYEAGSYLDIIREGLRSLDNHGYIPNKVSENISINTIHKAKGREARHVILVHAVEGDLGFPAVDHSTNLLAPVQPMSVDSLAEERRLFYVSMTRSSGTLDIITRSGKESRFITEIRPHLESAWNGNSIAEMRGEETRTSITAKARKLKANSHPTMRQSGVLEDPTGAVRFITWADGGQKLLDQMQYYEFQGIYASNYEGNPQLEIKSDTIIQQIEPPDVPTSDIEPQTLD
- a CDS encoding DUF5797 family protein; this encodes MVSTTSDITHGQYLSEINVSILGRTDSPPGVALFEVEDSEGNQFVVAGVDDRVNTLANEGTYRIENGLGIDPDFNARTAFPNQFEKASSHDCPECGSDLTFEPGVESPPTTVREALSQQGWEDSHLVITEEAELHRLSDRDDWRPRGSNRGPHTPQHQYRCTECSLSIPEGELERYIEQGGRPLEEHVNETAVMESPAADASESIGMATGGAKDVDNFRDNISEGYLPGEEALTTEGLFYDYYFDTGDNRDSKDSLFYPSYSTAVTSHPLTDRTEHYLTVGLNSTIGVEEFERRQLNLVAVLDVSGSMGSQFDQYYYDRSGQRRSVDAPSSETKMAAATESLAALTTHLEADDRLGVVLYNSQDHVAKPVSLVGETDMDAIRGHIRDVTAGGGTNMSAGLETAIDLLSEYEDSDAAQVENRIVFLTDMMPNTGATGQNTITATVEEAAARGIHTTFVGMGLDENPDLAESLSKIRGANHYFVHSATEFEQRLDDEFEYMVTPLVFDLQLELDGDVGIDAIYGSPNADRSAGKIMSVSTLFPSPTTDGETRGGVILLRLDGAPSRSMDLVASWEEIDGTIESDRVQVSADIESPEYFETSGIRKAVCLARYASTLQNWLTAVCGEDDWKPMNSPRSGQWERDSEQLRITEQYREQFRTIQTYIDETASAIDSELRQEAALLETLIEYQDPQPEHDLSDQALDRLADLVELAPTSNGELAEAWGVKTGSEIHAYLESELARYYQRDEDHMLQPTDEARKLVTTGL
- a CDS encoding DEAD/DEAH box helicase; protein product: MIEGGFPEGIDGLRAIHRILVYSDRPLDSGEIEQRLVNEYDYEFNDQKSRGFPTLLTNLGAARKTDDGYVATDPTDRWRDRFRNADLLPTFERWLKQEGAHIEPPSNTVKRDLAKYYIYRESGGHGRHRQLFDTFRRDYLKTTAYENDVSQPTIRRAEKYIEAENKRGQLRDQICEQFPSFTGDSLAGLSTSVLERIASADDEADAYRIKSSAGAGLSRADFERWAGMDGTTYSFPTDFELYDWQQEAAQQWFDPPKGTESREPEQGIARVVTGAGKTVMALEVIRRWLDEHPKGVVTILVPTKVLMRQWLEELVEKLNVPADDVGWAGSGHKDRFEDDFRVLVSIVNSAVKDDFLRDTLAVANAENHLLVADECHRYSGETFSNVFEYPRTASLGLSATPLSDPGDEERSESDELLLSELGEIYYELSYDEGISRNLIPEFKVRYVGFELTDAERTTYNRLSENVSDAVSDIETRYGNQIYDLNGNFAHKLQTIADSIDGPTPAISDFFRYTQERRELVADAIGRQAISLSLLRQTVTESKKAIVFQERIKQLERMVASAELRGKNYRTGDVATEYGDRQQLYEQYPGLKKADQALEDLFFDPSYRPVMYHSGHRRNAWNDFAVDWFDDDGFANVMLSVKALIEGVDVPSADVGIVRVSSGSVRQRIQTLGRVLRTGGDPSNTSELFVLYARNTVDEKIFRDYDWDKQLSTADVTHLTWDPAGDWEAGDWDPETPFWKCVRKATEEELPDPNTQRPVPDTADLSVGGSYPGPRDGYRFSVDADGQPFEKSADGRRYIRHETVEDIASIVYERKGGGTVIVNDANHALMMEDGKAVFLGVINPNEFEYTSADADSVLGTVDDTELDELL
- a CDS encoding DEAD/DEAH box helicase, with amino-acid sequence MATRGQGESQPTINWSIDDPPSLESFTETSATSHIQTLQAHRFGATQSEQELLALEEVKDKVKLLDHQLSAAHRAITNMGRGLLFADEVGLGKTIEIGMVLKELDLRDTRDSFLVLTPAQLAPQWQQELDDKFGLDFVCNYDDEFQGFDAHDRIVASVDTAKSSRYKEEVLSRRWDALVLDEAHYVRNEDTKRYSLIEQIEYEEAFFATATPIQNDITDLYNITNLIRPGLLGTSTEFEDRYVADGDDTQIKNADALQRKLDRVMIRNRREETDIDFTNRDVRTNTFEPTTAEEELYDTVTNYVRSNYSSEDAKHLVLLLLQKEVVSSPSAVLGTVNKWLDGEGSTTVSNRERDHLHEIKEAASEISDTTKQQRLREIVTTIHDQLDTTRVVVFTQFRETQKEVAESVRKLDQPVHVVNGDCSSTEKEAIVADFEAEGGVLVATDSISEGRNMQFCNVMVNYDLPWNPMKVEQRIGRIDRIGQERDVHVFNLALADTVEEHVLEKLYGKINLFTQSIGGLREILSRMEKSGADFEREVFERVRTADSRVELENNFEEMAVDLEENKEAAEKMSEFNKGVFDSFEFGDDS